In the genome of Halobacterium noricense, one region contains:
- a CDS encoding M20 family metallopeptidase, with translation MGELRDLTECLVSIPSHDDETAAGDAIASWLREETDADVERDDVGNVLAWRNPEADGDSLALVGHHDVVPPDESQMEDGVATESQRDGGGETAAGDYVIFEDEGRLYGRGTADMKGAVAAMLLAFRDADPDGPLAFASFVGEELGGVGVQQAIDEGFAPDYAVVGEGSTGYSAPGVLDVAVAHKGRRASTVTAAGEAAHASEVESGKNAVYRACDAVDVLRDLDAPDADVLGQHLAGSLAVTEIEGGTAWNVIPESCEVTVDERAVPGERADLERVEAVDGVSWTVDQDLPPMACDDPGFADSVLDVVQTVQDGAGEHVAKPHATDAGWLAAAGTTCLICGPAEPGEAHTADESVSLDVLARCRRVYADVAGAW, from the coding sequence ATGGGCGAACTCCGCGACCTCACCGAATGCCTCGTCTCGATTCCGAGCCACGACGACGAGACCGCCGCCGGCGACGCCATCGCGTCGTGGCTCCGCGAGGAGACCGACGCCGACGTGGAGCGCGACGACGTCGGGAACGTCCTCGCGTGGCGCAACCCCGAGGCCGACGGCGACAGTCTCGCGCTCGTCGGCCACCACGACGTCGTGCCGCCGGACGAATCACAGATGGAAGACGGCGTCGCGACGGAGTCGCAACGAGACGGAGGCGGTGAAACCGCCGCTGGCGACTACGTGATTTTCGAGGACGAGGGCCGCCTCTACGGCCGCGGCACGGCGGACATGAAGGGAGCGGTCGCGGCGATGCTGCTGGCGTTCCGGGACGCCGACCCCGACGGCCCGCTCGCGTTCGCGTCGTTCGTCGGCGAGGAGTTGGGCGGCGTGGGCGTCCAGCAGGCCATCGACGAGGGGTTCGCACCCGACTACGCCGTCGTCGGCGAGGGGTCGACGGGGTACTCCGCGCCCGGCGTGCTGGACGTCGCGGTCGCGCACAAGGGCCGCCGCGCGAGCACCGTCACGGCGGCCGGCGAGGCCGCGCACGCCAGCGAGGTCGAATCGGGGAAGAACGCTGTCTACCGTGCCTGCGACGCGGTGGACGTGCTCCGCGACCTCGACGCGCCCGACGCCGACGTGCTCGGCCAGCACCTTGCGGGGAGTCTTGCAGTCACGGAAATCGAGGGCGGAACGGCGTGGAACGTGATTCCCGAGTCCTGCGAGGTCACGGTCGACGAGCGTGCGGTCCCGGGCGAGCGCGCGGACCTCGAACGCGTCGAAGCCGTCGACGGCGTCTCGTGGACGGTGGACCAGGACCTCCCGCCGATGGCCTGCGACGACCCCGGGTTCGCCGACAGCGTGCTCGACGTCGTGCAGACCGTACAGGATGGCGCTGGCGAGCACGTCGCCAAGCCCCACGCGACGGACGCGGGCTGGCTCGCGGCCGCAGGGACGACGTGTCTAATCTGCGGGCCGGCCGAACCGGGCGAGGCGCACACGGCCGACGAGAGCGTCTCGTTGGACGTGCTCGCGCGGTGTCGTCGGGTGTATGCAGACGTCGCGGGAGCGTGGTAG
- a CDS encoding carboxypeptidase M32, producing the protein MSTQASEETPDAYAALLDHYEQISNVNDANSLLSWDQEVMMPEGGTPARSKQKSALSELSHDLLTEDKVGEWLDELEDADLDDEQAAVVREIRREYERADRVPSELVAEISETTSEALPKWKEAKEADDFSVFASILEDLVELKKEYAEHIDPDADAYEVLFADYEPYLDLDTAERVLERLREELVPLIEDVRESDVELADPFQSEFDVDTQEELARDVLDTLGYDFEHGRLDTAPHPFSTGNQFDARVTTRFSEDDPVDALMSTIHEFGHARYTLGLPREEYGNPLGESRDLTVHESQSRLWENHVGRSRVFWEKFLPAMKERFPQIEDATPEEAYEAANEVYEDNLIRVEADELTYHMHIIVRFEIERELIEGDLDVEDVPERWNDKYEEYLGVRPETDAEGCLQDIHWSHGSFGYFPTYSLGSVLAAQIYDALEADVGDVDEKVRNGNFDVIADWLEENVHQHGAKYTTPELVEEATGEAYNADHFVDYVTEKYTELYDL; encoded by the coding sequence ATGTCGACGCAGGCCTCCGAGGAGACGCCCGACGCCTACGCGGCGCTCCTCGACCACTACGAACAGATTTCGAACGTCAACGACGCCAACAGCCTGCTCTCCTGGGACCAGGAAGTGATGATGCCGGAGGGCGGCACGCCCGCCCGCTCGAAGCAGAAGTCCGCGCTCTCCGAACTCTCCCACGACCTGCTCACCGAGGACAAGGTCGGCGAATGGCTGGACGAACTCGAGGATGCGGACCTCGACGACGAGCAGGCCGCCGTCGTCCGCGAGATTCGACGCGAGTACGAGCGCGCCGACCGCGTGCCCAGCGAGCTCGTCGCGGAAATTTCGGAGACGACCTCCGAGGCGCTCCCGAAGTGGAAAGAAGCGAAGGAAGCGGACGACTTCTCGGTGTTCGCGTCGATTCTCGAAGACCTCGTGGAACTCAAGAAGGAGTACGCCGAGCACATCGACCCCGACGCCGACGCCTACGAGGTGTTGTTCGCGGACTACGAGCCGTACCTCGACCTCGACACCGCCGAGCGCGTGCTCGAACGCCTCCGTGAGGAACTCGTCCCGCTCATCGAGGACGTTCGCGAGAGCGACGTCGAACTCGCCGACCCCTTCCAGAGCGAGTTCGACGTCGACACGCAGGAGGAACTGGCGCGGGACGTGCTCGACACGCTCGGCTACGACTTCGAGCACGGCCGCCTCGACACCGCGCCGCACCCGTTCTCGACGGGCAACCAGTTCGACGCCCGCGTCACCACGCGGTTCAGCGAGGACGACCCCGTGGACGCCCTGATGAGCACGATTCACGAGTTCGGGCACGCCCGCTACACGCTCGGCCTCCCCCGCGAGGAGTACGGGAATCCGCTCGGCGAGTCCCGCGACCTCACCGTTCACGAGTCACAGAGCCGCCTCTGGGAGAACCACGTCGGACGCTCCCGCGTCTTCTGGGAGAAGTTCCTGCCTGCGATGAAGGAGCGCTTCCCGCAAATCGAGGACGCCACGCCGGAGGAGGCCTACGAGGCCGCCAACGAGGTGTACGAGGACAACCTCATCCGGGTCGAGGCGGACGAACTCACCTACCACATGCATATCATCGTGCGCTTCGAAATCGAGCGCGAACTCATCGAGGGCGACCTCGACGTCGAGGACGTGCCCGAGCGCTGGAACGACAAGTACGAGGAGTACCTCGGCGTCCGCCCGGAGACGGACGCGGAGGGCTGCCTGCAGGACATCCACTGGAGCCACGGCTCGTTCGGTTACTTCCCGACGTACTCGCTGGGGAGCGTGCTCGCTGCCCAGATTTACGACGCCCTCGAAGCCGACGTCGGCGACGTCGACGAGAAAGTCCGGAACGGGAACTTCGACGTCATCGCCGACTGGCTCGAAGAGAACGTCCACCAGCACGGCGCGAAGTACACCACGCCCGAACTCGTCGAGGAGGCGACCGGCGAGGCGTACAACGCCGACCACTTCGTGGACTACGTCACCGAGAAGTACACCGAGCTGTACGACCTGTAG
- a CDS encoding zinc-dependent alcohol dehydrogenase family protein, protein MRAATYQGPGDITVEDVPKPEVESPSDAVVRVTHTAVCGSDLWFYRGESDREEGSRVGHEPMGIVEAVGDDVTSVEPGDRVLAPFAISCGECEFCRKGLYTSCVAEESWSGENGGGQGEYVKCPYADGTLVRVPDRYADDEETLEALLPLTDVMGTGHHAAVSAGVGEGDTAVVIGDGAVGLCGVLAAQRLGAERIIAMGHHEERLELAEEFGATDTIAARGEEAIERATELTHGGANHVMECVGAASAMDTAIAIARPGGTVGYVGVPYGVTEEGLDVFTMFSDNITLNGGVAPVRAYAEELMDDVLQGTLDPSPIFTKTVGLDDVDEGYRAMDEREAIKVLVKT, encoded by the coding sequence ATGCGTGCAGCAACCTACCAGGGTCCCGGCGACATCACCGTCGAGGACGTCCCGAAGCCCGAAGTCGAGTCGCCAAGCGACGCCGTCGTCCGCGTCACACACACCGCCGTCTGCGGGTCGGACCTCTGGTTCTACCGCGGGGAGAGCGACCGCGAGGAGGGGTCGCGCGTCGGCCACGAGCCGATGGGCATCGTCGAAGCTGTCGGCGACGACGTGACCTCCGTCGAGCCCGGCGACCGCGTGCTCGCGCCGTTCGCGATTAGCTGCGGGGAGTGCGAGTTCTGCCGGAAGGGCCTGTACACGTCCTGCGTGGCCGAGGAGTCGTGGAGCGGCGAGAACGGCGGCGGGCAGGGCGAGTACGTGAAGTGCCCGTACGCGGACGGCACGCTCGTCCGGGTGCCGGACCGCTACGCCGACGACGAGGAGACGCTCGAAGCGCTGCTGCCGCTGACGGACGTGATGGGGACGGGCCACCACGCCGCGGTCAGCGCGGGCGTCGGCGAGGGCGACACCGCCGTCGTCATCGGAGACGGCGCAGTCGGGCTCTGTGGCGTGCTCGCCGCCCAGCGCCTCGGCGCCGAGCGCATCATCGCGATGGGCCACCACGAGGAACGCCTCGAACTCGCCGAGGAGTTCGGCGCGACGGACACCATCGCCGCCCGGGGCGAGGAGGCCATCGAGCGTGCGACGGAACTCACGCACGGCGGCGCGAACCACGTCATGGAGTGCGTCGGTGCGGCGTCCGCGATGGACACGGCCATCGCCATCGCGCGGCCCGGCGGGACGGTCGGCTACGTCGGCGTGCCGTACGGCGTCACCGAGGAAGGGCTGGACGTGTTCACGATGTTCAGCGACAACATCACGCTGAACGGCGGCGTCGCGCCGGTGCGTGCGTACGCGGAGGAACTGATGGACGACGTCTTGCAGGGAACGCTGGACCCGTCGCCCATCTTCACGAAGACCGTTGGCCTCGACGACGTGGACGAGGGCTACCGCGCGATGGACGAGCGCGAAGCCATCAAGGTGCTCGTGAAGACCTGA
- a CDS encoding HVO_0416 family zinc finger protein — MSSASTPDDDSLLDEFLEDRGHETQTWEESYNKKQCPECGGLHDGNARTCTVCGWSPA, encoded by the coding sequence ATGTCGAGCGCATCGACGCCGGACGACGACTCGCTTCTGGACGAATTCCTCGAAGACCGCGGCCACGAGACACAGACGTGGGAGGAGAGCTACAACAAGAAGCAGTGTCCGGAGTGCGGTGGGCTCCACGACGGCAACGCGCGAACCTGTACAGTGTGTGGCTGGTCGCCCGCGTAG
- a CDS encoding DUF7563 family protein, with translation MPECQNCGSFVTDAYARVFTPNEQGAPRVCPNCEDKIRDGAEVREARSTRRT, from the coding sequence ATGCCGGAGTGCCAGAACTGTGGGTCGTTCGTGACCGACGCGTACGCGAGAGTGTTCACGCCGAACGAACAAGGCGCCCCGCGCGTGTGTCCCAACTGCGAGGACAAGATTCGCGACGGCGCGGAAGTACGGGAGGCGAGGTCTACTCGCCGGACGTAG
- a CDS encoding UvrD-helicase domain-containing protein encodes MTDSEPEVTRLFGGPGSGKTTALLDHVEEILEDDGVDVRDILVVSYTRAAAAEVRERLAERLDINPRSLRGNVATMHAKAYELLGLSRGDVVGEDAKEEFCEEYGIPFEDEYSSGSRRTARSTTLGNKVIATSQWLQRTSRDVADWYDVPFRWNDEEVRLPPEIDENAQVGNKYTPTWPSSDERYDIPEAIRAWRAYKGENELVGFADMLERVQQRSLLPDVDYLVIDEFQDITSLQYDVYEEWRPHMERVLIAGDDDQVVYAWQGADPELLLNTKVTDDVVLPNSYRLPSEVLKIVQQEISHIETRQEKDLEPRKEGGSVEAVESPSMLDLVRNVRRTVEGSEDETVMVLFRARYQLFDFVDEFIGEGIPFKALTDQRLWTDRLQQYISAVEALENDDPVDGLQARRLMDMLQDSAFGTRERNDLREAIDEAQGEDTDLTELTFTAEFIRDYVPFVPGPSAAADMLRKVTRYQRRSIDAYFQGDYRGMDPDRVRVGTIHSAKGREADHVFVSTDLTEKVVEQMAATADPEDVPEDMEFTSKTSPVPILTDNERRVFYVGMSRARERLVLLQNLINGAPTLPIDVLLYGEQTGRSLDEALEADTPVHLP; translated from the coding sequence ATGACGGACTCGGAGCCGGAAGTCACGCGGCTGTTCGGTGGTCCGGGGAGCGGGAAGACGACCGCGCTCCTCGACCACGTCGAGGAAATTCTTGAGGACGACGGCGTAGACGTACGCGACATTCTCGTCGTCTCGTACACGCGTGCCGCAGCGGCCGAGGTCCGCGAACGGCTCGCCGAGCGACTCGACATCAACCCGCGCTCGCTGCGCGGGAACGTCGCCACGATGCACGCCAAAGCGTACGAACTGCTCGGGCTGTCGCGTGGCGACGTTGTCGGCGAGGACGCCAAAGAGGAGTTCTGCGAGGAGTACGGCATCCCCTTCGAGGACGAGTACTCCTCGGGGTCGCGGCGCACCGCGCGCTCGACCACGCTCGGGAACAAGGTCATCGCGACCTCCCAGTGGCTCCAGCGAACCAGCCGCGACGTCGCCGACTGGTACGACGTCCCGTTCCGCTGGAACGACGAGGAAGTGCGGCTCCCGCCGGAGATCGACGAGAACGCGCAGGTCGGCAACAAGTACACGCCGACGTGGCCGTCCAGCGACGAGCGCTACGACATCCCCGAGGCGATTCGGGCGTGGCGCGCGTACAAGGGCGAGAACGAGCTCGTCGGGTTCGCGGACATGCTCGAACGCGTCCAGCAGCGCTCGCTGCTCCCCGACGTCGACTACCTCGTCATCGACGAGTTCCAGGACATCACCAGCCTCCAGTACGACGTCTACGAGGAGTGGCGGCCGCACATGGAGCGCGTGCTCATCGCGGGCGACGACGACCAGGTCGTCTACGCGTGGCAGGGCGCCGACCCCGAACTCCTCCTGAACACGAAGGTCACCGACGACGTCGTGCTCCCGAACTCCTACCGACTGCCCTCTGAAGTGCTGAAGATCGTCCAACAGGAGATTAGCCACATCGAGACCCGCCAGGAGAAGGACCTCGAACCCCGCAAGGAGGGCGGCAGCGTCGAGGCCGTCGAGAGCCCGTCGATGCTGGACCTCGTGCGGAACGTCCGCCGCACCGTCGAGGGCTCCGAGGACGAGACCGTGATGGTGCTGTTCCGCGCGCGCTACCAGCTGTTCGACTTCGTCGACGAGTTCATCGGCGAGGGCATCCCGTTCAAGGCGCTGACCGACCAGCGGCTGTGGACGGACCGCCTCCAGCAGTACATCTCCGCGGTCGAAGCCCTCGAAAACGACGACCCCGTCGACGGCCTGCAGGCCCGCCGCCTGATGGACATGCTGCAGGACTCGGCGTTCGGCACCCGCGAGCGCAACGACCTCCGGGAAGCCATCGACGAGGCCCAGGGCGAGGACACCGACCTCACGGAGCTCACGTTCACCGCGGAGTTCATCCGCGACTACGTGCCGTTCGTGCCCGGCCCCTCGGCCGCCGCGGACATGCTCCGGAAGGTCACGCGCTACCAGCGCCGCAGCATCGACGCGTACTTCCAGGGCGACTACCGCGGCATGGACCCCGACCGCGTGCGCGTCGGCACCATCCACTCCGCGAAGGGTCGCGAGGCCGACCACGTCTTCGTCTCGACGGACCTCACCGAGAAGGTCGTCGAGCAGATGGCCGCGACCGCCGACCCCGAGGACGTGCCGGAGGACATGGAGTTCACCTCGAAAACCAGTCCAGTCCCGATTCTGACGGACAACGAGCGCCGCGTGTTCTACGTCGGCATGAGCCGGGCCCGCGAACGCCTCGTGCTCCTCCAGAACCTCATCAACGGCGCGCCGACGCTCCCCATCGACGTACTGTTGTACGGCGAGCAGACCGGGCGGTCCCTCGACGAGGCCCTCGAAGCCGATACCCCCGTTCACCTCCCGTGA
- a CDS encoding M24 family metallopeptidase, whose product MRPAVLDSALADASADAFVFVGPAGDPLVRALSDAALPCRAAVVYAGRVAVVPERPLPDYVSVHDDATVLDPAATPAERLPGLVGDSVLAPRTLPHDAALYLDNAGVNVSSTDAHLRARERKTGGELAALRDAQAAAEDGMAAAAALLANAAGDPLADDAGDVTAERVRRIANAAMAQAGANPETVVAADGPIAASDPVPIRVTPQIDGYHGWLARTFVADSDGGWERRATLAGEYAVDAGIDIVDVGETTVDAAADEVTAELGSYGFQPTAGTGTVHGVGLERRELPAGDDVIEPGAVLTVRAELDGEKTVWVADLGVATDDGVERVGDFPRSVVPKPDY is encoded by the coding sequence ATGCGGCCCGCGGTTCTCGACAGCGCGCTCGCCGATGCGAGCGCTGACGCCTTCGTTTTCGTCGGCCCGGCCGGTGACCCGCTCGTTCGCGCCCTGAGCGATGCCGCTCTCCCGTGTCGTGCGGCCGTCGTCTACGCCGGCCGCGTCGCCGTCGTCCCCGAGCGCCCGCTCCCCGACTACGTCTCCGTCCACGACGACGCAACCGTCCTCGACCCCGCGGCGACGCCCGCCGAGCGCCTCCCCGGCCTCGTCGGGGACTCGGTGTTAGCGCCGCGGACGCTCCCGCACGACGCCGCGCTCTACCTCGACAACGCGGGCGTGAACGTTTCTTCGACGGACGCCCACCTGCGAGCGCGCGAGCGGAAGACCGGCGGCGAACTCGCCGCGCTGCGCGACGCGCAGGCCGCCGCCGAGGACGGGATGGCGGCTGCCGCCGCACTCCTCGCCAACGCTGCTGGCGACCCGCTCGCGGACGACGCGGGCGACGTGACTGCCGAGCGCGTGCGCCGCATCGCGAACGCGGCGATGGCGCAGGCCGGCGCGAACCCCGAAACCGTCGTCGCCGCAGACGGGCCGATTGCCGCCAGCGACCCCGTCCCGATTCGCGTCACCCCACAAATCGACGGCTACCACGGCTGGCTCGCGCGCACGTTCGTCGCGGACAGCGACGGTGGCTGGGAGCGCCGCGCGACGCTCGCCGGCGAGTACGCCGTCGACGCCGGCATCGACATCGTGGACGTCGGCGAGACGACCGTCGACGCAGCCGCCGACGAAGTCACCGCAGAACTCGGCTCGTACGGCTTCCAACCGACCGCCGGCACTGGCACTGTTCACGGCGTCGGCCTCGAACGCCGCGAACTCCCCGCCGGCGACGACGTCATCGAGCCGGGCGCGGTGCTGACGGTGCGCGCGGAACTGGACGGCGAGAAGACGGTGTGGGTCGCGGACCTCGGGGTCGCCACCGACGACGGCGTCGAGCGAGTCGGCGACTTCCCGCGCTCGGTCGTCCCGAAGCCCGACTACTGA
- a CDS encoding DUF7533 family protein, with the protein MKLLDAVSLAVAVAFAAPAALFGVETLLAGDSTGWVFLGFAAGIVAFEQYVTMPTDVPILAAQKATDAVVEEPDDENQ; encoded by the coding sequence ATGAAGCTCCTCGACGCCGTCTCGCTGGCCGTCGCGGTGGCGTTCGCCGCGCCAGCCGCGCTGTTCGGCGTCGAAACGCTGCTCGCGGGCGACTCCACGGGCTGGGTGTTCCTCGGATTCGCCGCGGGCATCGTCGCCTTCGAGCAGTACGTGACGATGCCGACGGACGTGCCGATTCTCGCCGCGCAGAAGGCCACGGACGCGGTCGTCGAAGAGCCGGACGACGAGAATCAGTAG
- a CDS encoding riboflavin synthase yields the protein MFTGIIEETGTVERVADEPDGRRIRIATDDLRGFGHGDSISVGGVCLTVEEFGDGWFTAFTATETLEATTLDSVHEGDEVNLERALPAEGRLDGHIVQGHVDTTTEVVAVEEVGEDWTYTFALPEGHEQYVAQKGSITLDGISLTVASVDDQAGTFSVAVVPTTDDLTTLSERAPGDRVNVEVDVVAKYVERLDTY from the coding sequence GTGTTCACCGGCATCATCGAGGAGACGGGCACCGTCGAGCGCGTCGCCGACGAGCCCGACGGCCGCCGCATCCGTATCGCAACCGACGACCTGCGCGGATTCGGCCACGGCGACAGCATCAGCGTCGGCGGCGTTTGCCTCACCGTCGAAGAGTTCGGGGACGGTTGGTTCACGGCGTTCACCGCCACGGAGACCCTCGAAGCGACCACCTTAGATTCGGTCCACGAGGGCGACGAGGTCAACCTCGAACGCGCGCTCCCCGCCGAGGGCCGCCTCGACGGCCACATCGTGCAGGGGCACGTCGACACCACCACGGAAGTCGTCGCTGTCGAGGAAGTCGGCGAGGACTGGACGTACACGTTCGCGCTCCCAGAGGGCCACGAGCAGTACGTCGCGCAGAAGGGTTCGATTACGCTCGACGGCATCAGCCTCACCGTCGCGAGCGTGGACGACCAGGCTGGGACGTTCTCGGTCGCCGTGGTGCCGACGACCGACGACCTCACGACGCTCTCCGAGCGCGCGCCCGGCGACCGCGTGAACGTCGAAGTCGACGTCGTCGCGAAGTACGTCGAACGCCTCGACACCTACTGA
- a CDS encoding PrsW family intramembrane metalloprotease, with amino-acid sequence MSAERDPVQRASEGGEDLYDVATWEPRTALDRFSSWLYGGIVTSARAGVVALAVLIVVAQFAAALGLVFVDRPAVALYVLLSVVPALAMAGFVWKADATRREPIELLVVTFAFGFLFAGFAAILNTVFSGLFLGSVTADAPLWIAVLAPALYYFLIVGPVEETVKWLAIRLYAFRSDRFDAVVDGAVYGAVAGLGFATIENAIYIGREVVMAASATGGTAAIDVGLQTAAVRTLAGPGHVIYSAFAGYYLGLAKFNPDDAGPIVVKGLVIAAVIHATYNTVVTNLGILTDTLGVAPGLAFIGFVVVYDGTLFYVLYRKLVAYRAAYERTGASMFEESEPEREREDVEFLVSDLESENDRQ; translated from the coding sequence ATGTCGGCCGAACGAGACCCAGTCCAGCGCGCGAGCGAGGGCGGCGAAGACCTCTACGACGTGGCGACGTGGGAGCCACGCACGGCGCTCGACCGCTTCTCGTCGTGGCTGTACGGCGGCATCGTGACGAGCGCGCGGGCGGGCGTCGTCGCGCTCGCGGTGCTCATCGTCGTCGCGCAGTTCGCGGCCGCGCTCGGGCTGGTGTTCGTCGACAGGCCGGCCGTCGCGCTCTACGTCCTGCTGTCGGTGGTGCCGGCGCTGGCGATGGCGGGGTTCGTCTGGAAGGCGGACGCGACGAGACGCGAGCCAATCGAGTTGCTCGTGGTGACGTTCGCGTTCGGGTTCCTGTTCGCGGGGTTCGCCGCCATCCTGAACACCGTCTTCTCGGGGCTGTTCCTCGGGTCGGTGACGGCGGACGCGCCGCTGTGGATTGCCGTCTTGGCGCCCGCACTGTACTACTTCCTCATCGTCGGCCCGGTCGAGGAGACCGTGAAGTGGCTCGCGATTCGGCTGTACGCGTTCCGCAGCGACCGCTTCGACGCGGTCGTCGACGGCGCGGTGTACGGCGCGGTCGCCGGCCTCGGGTTCGCCACCATCGAGAACGCCATCTACATCGGCCGCGAGGTGGTGATGGCCGCCAGCGCCACGGGCGGCACCGCGGCCATCGACGTCGGCCTCCAGACGGCCGCGGTGCGCACGCTCGCGGGCCCCGGCCACGTCATCTACTCGGCGTTCGCGGGCTACTACCTCGGGCTCGCGAAATTCAACCCCGACGACGCCGGCCCCATCGTCGTGAAGGGGCTGGTCATCGCCGCGGTCATCCACGCGACGTACAACACGGTCGTGACGAACCTCGGCATCCTGACGGACACGCTCGGCGTCGCGCCCGGCCTCGCGTTCATCGGGTTCGTCGTCGTCTACGACGGCACGCTGTTCTACGTGCTCTACCGGAAGCTCGTCGCGTACCGCGCGGCGTACGAGCGCACGGGAGCCAGCATGTTCGAGGAATCTGAACCCGAGCGCGAGCGGGAAGACGTCGAGTTCCTCGTCAGCGACCTCGAATCAGAGAACGACCGTCAGTAG
- a CDS encoding DUF7532 family protein, with translation MLFDQRTRAALRDAGLSRDDIAEIEADVAEQAREDARRVESFFEGHAVVYSDMDLTHSRSDYPEHDFDYVDLFTHSEDIRGFVRFETWGAYVEGARVLEEADGEPTVVELTLGPTVDARVRFAGERRQLE, from the coding sequence ATGCTCTTCGACCAGCGGACCCGGGCGGCGCTCCGGGACGCCGGACTCTCGCGGGACGACATCGCCGAAATCGAGGCCGACGTGGCCGAGCAGGCGCGGGAGGACGCCCGCCGTGTCGAGTCCTTCTTCGAGGGCCACGCGGTCGTCTACTCGGACATGGACCTCACGCACTCGCGCTCTGACTACCCCGAACACGACTTCGACTACGTCGACCTGTTCACGCACAGCGAAGACATCCGCGGATTCGTGCGCTTCGAGACGTGGGGCGCGTACGTCGAGGGAGCGCGCGTGCTGGAGGAAGCGGACGGCGAGCCGACGGTGGTGGAGTTGACGCTCGGGCCGACCGTCGACGCCCGGGTGCGCTTCGCCGGCGAACGGAGACAACTCGAATGA
- a CDS encoding DUF402 domain-containing protein, with protein sequence MTRVRVRGIYSTALTRRLLDAGFDVVDASPPIRERFDADFDTEEYDVDVWMTPDRQGVGISGQPDAADDVLDVVGDTGIDTFVWPDRAARGAIFNGVVERTVRGGAVVALADDHEGYLPFDAADRHVEEGDHVRVQVHDTNPWWLDDRPVVGTDLHAIGGLASLERGVDALVAGTPDGSRNHELARTTELLTPDVPDQWGVQWHYAADGASMDALGDGLDDVVVLANRLEEAISDAPAPSDTAPYRVVAPERTVWTWFGRDSRFALDDARRTVTETMDGHHRIKAGSEAASGAVDFAEALGASTDGFPFGAVTDQFGPTEGDLVAIEHGKPDGRLITIGRGEVTDRDRDAGRVTVRREMSPGGAYDALGVERERGDVATTRFTEGNWWYPTVYKGTDGHVKGTYLNISTPVEVFPDAVRYVDLHVDVVKHADGTVEVVDEDELQGCVNAGLVSEALSEKALSVAERVRAAVSDD encoded by the coding sequence ATGACCCGGGTTCGCGTCCGCGGCATCTACAGCACCGCGCTCACCCGCCGACTGCTCGACGCCGGCTTCGACGTGGTGGACGCGTCACCGCCGATTCGCGAGCGCTTCGACGCCGACTTCGACACCGAGGAATACGACGTCGACGTCTGGATGACGCCCGACCGGCAGGGCGTCGGCATCTCCGGGCAGCCCGACGCTGCCGACGACGTGCTGGACGTGGTCGGGGACACCGGCATCGACACGTTCGTCTGGCCGGACCGCGCGGCCCGCGGCGCCATCTTCAACGGCGTCGTCGAGCGCACCGTCCGAGGTGGTGCGGTCGTCGCGCTCGCTGACGACCACGAGGGCTACCTGCCGTTCGACGCCGCCGACCGGCACGTCGAAGAGGGCGACCACGTCCGCGTGCAGGTTCACGACACGAACCCGTGGTGGCTCGACGACCGCCCGGTCGTCGGCACGGACCTGCACGCCATCGGCGGGCTCGCGAGCCTCGAACGCGGCGTGGACGCGCTCGTCGCTGGGACGCCGGACGGCTCGCGGAACCACGAACTCGCGCGCACCACCGAACTGCTCACGCCCGACGTCCCCGACCAGTGGGGCGTCCAGTGGCACTACGCCGCGGACGGCGCGAGCATGGACGCGCTCGGCGACGGCCTCGACGACGTCGTCGTGCTGGCGAACCGCCTGGAGGAGGCGATTTCGGACGCGCCAGCGCCGAGCGACACCGCGCCCTACCGCGTCGTTGCGCCCGAGCGCACCGTCTGGACGTGGTTCGGTCGCGACTCCCGGTTCGCGCTCGACGACGCGCGCCGCACCGTCACGGAGACGATGGACGGCCACCACCGCATCAAGGCCGGCAGCGAGGCCGCCAGCGGCGCGGTCGACTTCGCGGAGGCGCTCGGCGCGAGCACGGACGGCTTCCCGTTCGGCGCGGTCACCGACCAGTTCGGGCCGACCGAGGGCGACCTCGTCGCCATCGAGCACGGCAAGCCCGACGGCCGCCTCATCACCATCGGCCGCGGCGAAGTCACGGACCGCGACCGCGACGCCGGCCGCGTCACCGTCCGCCGCGAGATGAGTCCCGGTGGCGCCTACGACGCGCTGGGCGTCGAACGCGAGCGCGGCGACGTCGCCACCACGCGGTTCACGGAAGGGAACTGGTGGTATCCGACCGTCTACAAGGGCACGGACGGCCACGTCAAGGGGACGTACCTCAACATCTCCACGCCCGTTGAGGTGTTCCCGGACGCGGTGCGCTACGTCGACCTCCACGTCGATGTCGTGAAACACGCCGACGGCACGGTCGAAGTCGTCGACGAGGACGAACTTCAGGGGTGCGTGAACGCGGGACTGGTCAGCGAGGCTCTCTCGGAGAAAGCGCTCTCGGTCGCCGAACGCGTTCGTGCCGCCGTCAGCGACGACTAG